The proteins below are encoded in one region of Labeo rohita strain BAU-BD-2019 chromosome 15, IGBB_LRoh.1.0, whole genome shotgun sequence:
- the phykpl gene encoding 5-phosphohydroxy-L-lysine phospho-lyase, with protein sequence MALEVFHKNETLQMRRKLIGQSCRLFFSHDPVKIVRARGQYLYDENGMQYLDCISNVQHVGHCHPSITQAAAAQMDLLNTNTRFLHDNIVLYANRLAATLPKKLSVFYFVNSGSEANDLALRLARQYTRHQDVIVQDHAYHGHVTSLIDISPYKFRKLEGQKEWVHVAPLPDTYHGIYREDHPDPGQAYADTVKSLIEEVHKKGRKISSFFAESLPSVGGQIIFPAGYCKRVAEYVHEAGGVYVADEIQTGFGRVGSHFWAFQLQDFCPDIVTMGKPMGNGHPVACVATTEEIAGAFTANGVEYFNTFGGNPVSCAIGLAVLDVIEKEDLRGNAVRVGGHLKQLLLQLQTKHPLIGDVRGVGLFLGMELVKDRASRKPATEEAAHVVRRLKEERIVMSTDGPWDSVIKFKPPMCFSMEDAERVSICIDQILGELENTHQKEECG encoded by the exons ATGGCTCTGGaagtttttcacaaaaatgagACTTTGCAAATGCGCAGGAAGCTGATTGG GCAGTCCTGCAGACTCTTTTTCTCCCATGATCCCGTGAAAATAGTGAGAGCACGTGGTCAATATTTATATGATGAGAATGGCATGCAGTACTTAGATTGCATTAGTAATGTTCAACATG TGGGACACTGTCACCCCAGCATCACTCAGGCCGCTGCTGCTCAGATGGATCTTCTTAATACCAACACTAGATTTCTCCATGATAATATAGTTCTGTATGCAAATCGGCTGGCAGCCACTCTACCAAAGAAACTTagtgtcttttattttgtcaaCTCAGG ATCAGAGGCCAATGATCTTGCATTGAGACTGGCCCGTCAATATACCCGACATCAGGATGTCATTGTGCAAGATCA TGCATATCATGGACATGTCACCTCACTCATCGACATCAGCCCATACAAGTTCCGGAAACTGGAGGGCCAAAAAGAGTGGGTGCATGTG GCACCTCTCCCTGATACTTACCACGGTATCTACCGAGAAGATCATCCTGACCCAGGACAGGCTTATGCAGACACTGTGAAAAGTCTTATTGAAGAGGTGCATAAGAAAGGCCGCAAG atttcttctttttttgctgAGTCTTTGCCCAGTGTTGGTGGCCAGATCATTTTCCCAGCTGGTTACTGTAAAAGAGTAGCAGA aTACGTTCATGAAGCCGGAGGAGTTTATGTGGCCGATGAGATTCAGACAGGTTTCGGTCGCGTTGGGAGTCATTTCTGGGCTTTTCAGCTTCAAGACTTCTGCCCTGACATTGTGACTATGGGCAAACCAATGGGCAATGGTCATCCTGTTGCATGTGTGGCCACTACAGAGGAAATAGCTGGTGCTTTTACAGCTAATGGTGTGGAGTACTTCAACACA TTTGGTGGTAACCCAGTATCCTGTGCCATTGGTCTGGCAGTGTTGGATGTTATTGAAAAGGAAGACCTCAGAGGCAACGCTGTGCGTGTCGGAGGTCATCTTAAACAGCTGCTCCTTCAACTTCAGACTAAACATCCACTCATCGGAGATGTGCG tgGTGTTGGACTGTTCCTAGGCATGGAGTTAGTTAAAGACCGAGCATCCCGAAAACCAGCAACAGAAGAAGCAGCACATGTTGTTCGAAG GCTTAAAGAGGAGCGTATAGTTATGAGCACTGATGGACCATGGGACAGTGTCATCAAATTCAAACCTCCGATGTGCTTCAGTATGGAGGATGCTGAGAGAGTCTCTATATGCATTGACCAAATTCTTGGAG AACTGGAGAATACCCACCAAAAAGAGGAATGCGGATGA